A genome region from Arthrobacter sp. SLBN-100 includes the following:
- a CDS encoding amino acid ABC transporter permease produces the protein MDVILENLPLYWNGFLRTLFLSVVSGVIALVLGTLLAAARVSPVAALRGFSTVYVEVLRNTPLTIAFFFAAVVLPRLGVKFEQFEIAAIIALSSYTAAFIAEAVRSGVNSVPVGQAEAARSIGMNFGQVLNLIILPQALRTVIPPLINILIALVKNSSVAGAFFVLELFGYGRQLANANGDAVIPVLLGVAFFYLLLTVPLGILASTVERKVAIAR, from the coding sequence ATGGACGTCATTCTTGAAAACCTGCCTCTTTACTGGAACGGTTTTCTCCGCACACTTTTCCTTTCCGTCGTTTCCGGGGTGATCGCGCTGGTGCTCGGAACCCTGCTTGCGGCAGCGAGGGTTTCCCCGGTGGCAGCACTGCGCGGATTCAGCACCGTCTACGTGGAAGTTCTCCGGAACACCCCGCTGACCATCGCCTTTTTCTTCGCAGCAGTTGTGCTCCCCCGGCTCGGAGTGAAATTCGAGCAGTTCGAAATCGCCGCCATCATTGCCCTCAGTAGCTACACCGCAGCGTTCATCGCCGAAGCTGTCCGCTCAGGTGTCAACAGCGTTCCCGTGGGCCAGGCTGAAGCCGCCCGCAGTATCGGCATGAACTTCGGGCAGGTCCTGAACCTCATCATCCTCCCGCAGGCCCTGCGGACGGTGATCCCGCCGCTGATCAACATCCTGATCGCCCTGGTGAAGAACTCCTCCGTGGCCGGCGCGTTCTTTGTCCTCGAACTGTTCGGCTACGGCCGGCAGCTGGCCAACGCCAACGGTGACGCCGTCATCCCGGTCCTGCTCGGCGTTGCTTTCTTCTATCTGCTCCTCACCGTTCCGCTGGGCATCCTGGCCAGCACGGTGGAACGAAAGGTGGCGATTGCCCGATGA
- a CDS encoding amino acid ABC transporter permease has product MSSVLYDVPGPKARRISLIGSVVGSLLILGLLAWIVMTLAQQGIFEGRRWQIFTRGDVWALLGNGLGATLSAAALAAVIAFPLGLALCLLRISDAAFIRVPTRVVLEFLRGMPVVLMMLFVLLGFGTSSFVAVVTGLVLYNSAVFAEIIRAGIQSLPKGQREAGLAIGLTSFKSRMLIELPQAIRRMMPSLVAQMVVLLKDTSLGYIVAYGELLRAVQVMADFLGTQFLFPIFFVAAAIYIAINILVSRIAVWIERRGSKKAAGGVAKAEPEKAEAPVP; this is encoded by the coding sequence ATGAGCTCGGTACTCTACGACGTTCCCGGCCCCAAGGCCCGCCGGATCTCCCTGATCGGTTCAGTGGTCGGTTCACTGCTGATCCTGGGCCTGCTCGCCTGGATCGTCATGACCCTCGCCCAGCAGGGCATTTTCGAGGGCCGCCGGTGGCAGATCTTCACCCGCGGCGACGTGTGGGCACTCCTCGGCAACGGCCTGGGCGCGACCCTCAGCGCCGCAGCCCTGGCAGCGGTCATCGCTTTCCCGCTGGGACTGGCGCTCTGCCTCCTTCGTATCTCTGATGCCGCGTTCATCCGGGTTCCCACGCGGGTGGTGCTGGAGTTCCTCCGCGGCATGCCCGTGGTCCTGATGATGCTGTTCGTCCTGCTGGGCTTTGGCACCTCGTCGTTCGTCGCCGTCGTGACCGGCCTGGTGCTGTACAACTCGGCAGTGTTCGCCGAGATTATCCGCGCCGGCATCCAGTCGCTGCCTAAGGGGCAGCGCGAAGCGGGCCTGGCCATTGGCCTGACCAGCTTCAAGTCCCGGATGCTGATCGAACTGCCCCAGGCAATCCGGCGCATGATGCCCTCACTCGTGGCACAGATGGTGGTGCTCCTCAAGGACACCTCGCTGGGCTACATCGTGGCGTACGGCGAACTCCTGCGCGCCGTGCAGGTGATGGCGGACTTCCTGGGCACCCAGTTCCTGTTCCCCATCTTCTTTGTGGCCGCGGCGATCTACATCGCCATCAACATCCTTGTGTCACGCATCGCGGTGTGGATCGAGCGCCGAGGGTCCAAGAAGGCAGCCGGTGGTGTGGCCAAGGCCGAACCCGAAAAGGCCGAGGCCCCGGTTCCCTGA
- a CDS encoding SHOCT domain-containing protein — MFKKRSQGYSRQMNEHLVSAEAEGYTFTFGISRTTLRIAGLCAAVAGALLAVLINATEPFRIPLGIALGVLAITLLITYAVTSSSRAHELNPAPAEPTRERRVIFSKMAGKKSLAAELALLAELHRSGALSDEEFSAAKRHILGGR; from the coding sequence ATGTTCAAGAAGCGTTCGCAGGGCTATTCTCGGCAGATGAACGAACACTTGGTTTCGGCCGAGGCCGAGGGATACACATTTACGTTCGGCATTAGCCGAACGACGCTTCGGATAGCTGGGCTATGTGCAGCCGTTGCCGGGGCACTCCTTGCTGTCTTGATAAACGCCACGGAGCCGTTTCGCATCCCGTTGGGAATTGCCCTTGGAGTCCTCGCGATCACCCTGCTAATCACCTACGCCGTCACCAGCTCATCACGGGCGCATGAGCTGAATCCGGCGCCGGCTGAACCCACTAGAGAGCGCCGAGTGATCTTCAGCAAGATGGCGGGCAAGAAGTCCCTGGCGGCGGAACTTGCCCTCCTTGCAGAACTCCATAGAAGTGGCGCGCTTTCCGACGAGGAATTTAGCGCCGCCAAACGCCACATCCTTGGCGGCAGATAA
- the dapE gene encoding succinyl-diaminopimelate desuccinylase: protein MTAETAPEPSTLPLDLRQDVALLTAAIMDIDSVSGNETELADAVEAGLRTIPELRIVRDGDAIIARTELGNPERVILAGHLDTVPLPLAEGSRGTVPSSWESGVPGEGVLYGRGATDMKGGVAVQLALAATMFDGGTAPKRDVTFVFYDHEEVEAVKSGLGRLVRNHGDLLGGDFAILLEPTDGTVEGGCNGTSRFEATTVGEAAHSARAWMGSNAIHAAAPILARLAAYEPLTVNVDGLDYRESLNAVRINGGTAGNVIPDRCVVEINYRFAPDKTPDQAEAVVRELLEGFDVVRTDAAAGARPGLQHPAAASFLAAVGAEPKPKYGWTDVARFSELGIPAVNFGPGDALLAHKDNEHVHADAIRKCLQALQAWLGG, encoded by the coding sequence GTGACTGCCGAAACCGCCCCGGAACCTTCCACCCTTCCACTTGACCTCCGCCAGGATGTTGCGCTCCTGACCGCCGCGATCATGGACATCGACAGTGTGTCCGGCAATGAAACGGAACTGGCCGACGCCGTCGAGGCGGGCCTGCGCACCATCCCGGAACTGCGTATCGTGCGGGACGGGGATGCCATCATCGCCCGGACCGAGCTGGGCAATCCGGAACGCGTCATCCTGGCAGGACACCTGGACACCGTTCCGTTGCCCCTTGCTGAGGGGTCCCGGGGCACGGTGCCGTCCAGCTGGGAATCCGGTGTCCCCGGGGAGGGCGTCCTGTACGGCCGCGGCGCCACGGACATGAAGGGCGGCGTGGCCGTCCAGCTCGCGTTGGCTGCCACAATGTTCGACGGCGGTACCGCGCCGAAGCGGGACGTCACCTTTGTTTTTTACGACCACGAGGAAGTGGAAGCCGTGAAGAGCGGCCTGGGCCGGCTGGTCCGCAACCACGGTGATCTGCTGGGCGGGGATTTCGCCATCCTGCTCGAACCCACTGACGGCACTGTGGAAGGCGGGTGCAACGGGACCAGCAGGTTCGAAGCGACAACCGTGGGGGAGGCCGCCCACTCCGCCCGGGCCTGGATGGGCAGCAACGCCATCCACGCGGCGGCGCCGATCCTGGCCCGGCTGGCTGCTTATGAGCCGCTGACGGTCAATGTGGACGGCCTGGATTATCGCGAGAGCCTGAACGCGGTAAGAATCAACGGCGGCACTGCCGGCAATGTCATTCCGGACCGGTGCGTGGTGGAAATCAACTACCGGTTTGCCCCGGACAAGACCCCGGACCAGGCCGAAGCCGTGGTGCGGGAGCTCCTTGAGGGTTTTGACGTCGTCCGCACTGATGCCGCGGCCGGGGCACGGCCCGGGCTCCAGCACCCTGCCGCCGCTTCCTTTCTTGCCGCCGTGGGAGCCGAGCCGAAGCCCAAATACGGCTGGACCGACGTCGCGCGCTTCAGCGAGCTGGGGATCCCTGCGGTGAACTTCGGGCCGGGGGATGCCTTGCTGGCGCATAAAGACAACGAACACGTTCATGCCGACGCCATCCGCAAATGCCTGCAGGCGCTGCAGGCCTGGCTGGGAGGCTGA
- the dapD gene encoding 2,3,4,5-tetrahydropyridine-2,6-dicarboxylate N-succinyltransferase: protein MTETASSAVPETQTASTEERSAYGFGVATIATASGDATVLDVWFPAPVLGVAADNLHAVGNADEALTRIAEAGTDEDRGTEQKVVFVQINLDEAPADTADAYLRLHLLSHRLVRPNTINLDGIFGKLPNVVWTNFGPAAVEGFELTRARLRRRGAVTVYGIDKFPRMVDYVVPTGVRIADADRVRLGAHLAEGTTVMHEGFVNFNAGTLGTSMVEGRISAGVVTGDGSDVGGGASIMGTLSGGGKEKITIGERVLLGANSGVGISIGDDSVVEAGLYVTAGTRVRIPGPKDEVGEDTTRIVKAAELSGVPNLLFRRNSTTGAVEVLPRAGQTVELNDALHAN from the coding sequence ATGACTGAGACTGCTTCCTCCGCTGTGCCCGAAACCCAGACTGCCTCCACTGAAGAACGTTCCGCCTACGGCTTTGGCGTGGCCACCATCGCCACTGCCAGCGGCGATGCTACCGTCCTGGATGTCTGGTTCCCGGCACCCGTGCTGGGCGTCGCTGCCGATAACCTGCACGCCGTGGGGAACGCGGACGAGGCACTCACCCGCATCGCAGAAGCCGGCACGGACGAGGACCGCGGCACCGAACAGAAGGTGGTCTTTGTGCAGATCAACCTCGATGAGGCCCCGGCCGACACCGCTGACGCCTACCTGCGCCTGCACCTGCTCTCGCACCGCCTGGTCCGGCCGAACACCATCAACCTCGACGGCATCTTCGGCAAGCTGCCCAACGTCGTCTGGACCAACTTCGGCCCTGCCGCCGTGGAAGGCTTCGAACTGACCCGCGCCCGGCTGCGGCGCCGTGGCGCCGTTACCGTTTACGGCATCGACAAGTTTCCCCGCATGGTGGACTACGTCGTGCCCACCGGCGTCAGGATTGCCGACGCCGACCGCGTCCGCCTGGGAGCGCACCTCGCCGAAGGCACCACTGTGATGCACGAAGGCTTCGTCAACTTCAATGCCGGAACCCTGGGCACCTCCATGGTTGAGGGCCGGATTTCCGCCGGCGTGGTGACCGGTGACGGCAGCGACGTCGGCGGCGGCGCCTCGATTATGGGCACCCTGTCCGGCGGCGGCAAGGAAAAGATCACCATCGGCGAGCGGGTCCTGCTTGGCGCCAACTCCGGTGTGGGCATCAGCATCGGCGACGATTCCGTTGTCGAAGCCGGCCTCTACGTGACGGCGGGCACCCGCGTGCGCATACCCGGTCCCAAGGACGAGGTGGGCGAGGACACCACCAGGATCGTCAAGGCCGCCGAACTCTCCGGTGTCCCCAACCTGCTGTTCCGCCGCAACTCCACTACGGGCGCCGTGGAGGTACTCCCCCGCGCCGGCCAGACCGTGGAGCTGAATGACGCCCTGCACGCCAACTGA